From a single Gimesia fumaroli genomic region:
- a CDS encoding DUF309 domain-containing protein has protein sequence MVYPVADVVRLLPSSRLPEYTFVPSKNLPHPYRDPKGHSYGNKPKPPKALTEENWVEHRNYLNAIDYFNLGFYWEAHDEWERLLRVCGPDSIPGRFLKGLVKLSAAGIKVREGSIHGVRRHAASAGEVFADVAAESNADHYCGLELTKLQFAADRAAQLRYPDDLTLGEPIRVFPFLLEPEPFPLG, from the coding sequence ATGGTTTATCCTGTTGCTGATGTTGTGCGTTTATTACCTTCGTCCCGGTTGCCGGAATATACTTTTGTTCCCAGCAAGAACTTGCCGCATCCTTATCGCGATCCTAAGGGACACAGCTATGGTAACAAACCCAAACCTCCTAAGGCATTGACTGAGGAAAACTGGGTCGAGCATCGTAATTATTTGAACGCCATTGATTATTTCAACTTGGGATTCTACTGGGAAGCCCACGATGAATGGGAGCGTCTGTTACGCGTTTGCGGTCCCGATTCGATTCCCGGCCGGTTCTTAAAAGGACTGGTGAAGCTGTCCGCCGCTGGAATCAAAGTTCGGGAAGGTAGTATTCACGGCGTCCGACGTCATGCCGCTTCAGCCGGTGAAGTCTTTGCCGATGTCGCTGCCGAATCCAACGCCGACCATTACTGCGGGCTGGAATTGACCAAGCTGCAGTTTGCCGCGGATCGTGCTGCTCAACTGCGTTATCCCGACGATTTAACACTGGGCGAACCAATTCGCGTGTTCCCATTCTTGTTGGAACCGGAGCCGTTTCCCCTCGGTTAA